A single region of the Fimbriimonadaceae bacterium genome encodes:
- a CDS encoding biotin/lipoyl-binding protein, with protein MKRIVNEVEMELAEGANMTVSQATDRLLVKTPEGTFSALASTVGDTTYVSYKGRQYKVEKATRSRALKSAGNGETHAPMPGLIVEVFVQAGQSVVKGDKLVVLEAMKTQQTFTAAFDGTVSEAPVGAGEQVVEGQLLVKVEVPS; from the coding sequence ATGAAGAGGATTGTCAACGAAGTGGAGATGGAGCTTGCCGAAGGCGCGAACATGACCGTCTCTCAAGCCACTGACCGATTGCTCGTCAAGACACCCGAAGGCACATTTTCAGCGCTCGCTTCGACGGTTGGCGATACGACATACGTGTCTTATAAGGGCCGCCAGTACAAGGTCGAGAAAGCCACGCGAAGCCGTGCGCTGAAGAGCGCTGGCAACGGAGAGACACATGCACCGATGCCTGGGCTCATCGTCGAGGTCTTCGTTCAGGCAGGGCAGAGCGTGGTGAAAGGGGACAAACTGGTCGTGCTTGAGGCGATGAAGACGCAACAGACGTTCACGGCGGCTTTTGACGGCACCGTGTCTGAAGCTCCCGTTGGAGCGGGGGAACAGGTCGTCGAGGGCCAGCTTCTGGTCAAAGTCGAAGTGCCTTCATAA
- a CDS encoding response regulator transcription factor — protein sequence MPEKIRVVVVEDEPLLRTTLVQLLGQEPDIEVLASVSNGLDAEKMVDAIKPDVVLMDLQLPGQSGIEATRNLIESGCKAAIVVLTHLSDDDSLFSAIKAGAVSYVLKDASLPQIAEAVRGAATGEGLIYPTLAPRVLAEFRRVVDKPEKQREIFQALSRREVEVLELIAMGRRNKEIADALFLSERTVKNHVGSILRKLQANDRTEAALIATKHGLGKS from the coding sequence ATGCCCGAAAAGATTCGCGTCGTGGTTGTCGAAGACGAACCGCTTTTGCGCACCACCTTGGTTCAGCTCTTGGGGCAAGAGCCGGACATTGAGGTTCTCGCTTCGGTGTCGAACGGATTGGACGCGGAAAAGATGGTTGACGCGATCAAGCCGGACGTGGTTTTGATGGACCTCCAGCTCCCTGGACAGTCGGGAATCGAAGCTACTCGGAATCTGATCGAGAGCGGGTGCAAGGCCGCCATCGTTGTGCTGACGCACTTGAGCGATGACGACAGTCTGTTTTCTGCGATCAAAGCGGGGGCGGTCAGTTATGTGCTCAAAGACGCCAGCCTGCCGCAGATCGCCGAAGCTGTGCGCGGGGCAGCCACGGGAGAGGGTTTAATTTATCCGACGCTCGCGCCGAGAGTCCTTGCCGAATTTAGGCGAGTCGTCGACAAGCCAGAGAAGCAGCGAGAGATCTTTCAGGCGCTAAGCCGACGCGAGGTTGAAGTGCTGGAACTGATTGCTATGGGGAGGCGTAACAAGGAGATTGCCGATGCTCTCTTTTTGAGCGAGCGCACGGTGAAAAACCACGTTGGCAGCATCCTTCGCAAGCTGCAGGCCAATGACCGCACAGAGGCTGCGTTGATTGCCACTAAACACGGACTTGGAAAATCATGA
- a CDS encoding sensor histidine kinase, with translation MRSQTATLLEHYSPFQPGSRLERLLLVHYWLCVPFGALWVLWPHTFGRTRDVVEIAAMRHFYIIVFITLCLRTYLSYRKVSWRGWLYIWPVIDAGFITAASVIAYTEPDSWIVVLYILPILQAAATLDLRWALTVAVLSAVFCGGAVGFSDFQHVYFAFRLFFLILMASLFTRLVREIAKGRQELAVSQYRNEMSVEMHDGLQQYLGAISMRLEFARSWLSKDPAKAAEIAIEQQEVARQASDELRMMVRRMRTPLLGQGLVEALRYLCSLSAQRLDIPVDLDTPAELPSMPAPTEHAALRIVQEALNNAAKYAQAHRIEVKVRATGSSVGIEIRDDGVGYDPKIATGDKGIGLQTMRERAEAVGGSLKIETALGKGTCVQVQVPLA, from the coding sequence ATGCGGTCACAAACAGCGACTCTGCTTGAGCACTACTCCCCTTTCCAGCCCGGCAGTCGGCTGGAACGGTTGCTGCTGGTTCACTATTGGCTGTGCGTTCCGTTTGGCGCGTTGTGGGTGCTGTGGCCGCATACGTTTGGGAGAACCCGCGACGTTGTCGAGATCGCGGCGATGCGGCACTTCTACATCATCGTCTTTATCACACTTTGTCTGCGCACGTATTTGAGCTATCGAAAAGTCAGTTGGCGAGGCTGGCTCTATATCTGGCCGGTGATCGATGCCGGGTTCATCACGGCAGCCAGCGTGATTGCCTACACCGAGCCGGACAGTTGGATCGTCGTTCTGTACATCCTGCCGATCCTCCAGGCTGCTGCCACGCTTGATCTGCGGTGGGCTTTGACGGTTGCCGTTCTGAGCGCCGTCTTTTGTGGCGGAGCGGTGGGGTTCAGCGACTTTCAGCATGTCTACTTTGCGTTTCGGCTCTTCTTCCTGATCTTGATGGCTTCCCTTTTTACGCGCCTGGTTCGGGAGATCGCCAAGGGGCGGCAGGAGCTGGCTGTATCGCAATACCGCAACGAGATGTCGGTGGAGATGCACGACGGGCTGCAGCAGTATTTGGGGGCGATATCGATGCGTCTGGAGTTCGCCCGCAGTTGGCTGAGCAAGGACCCGGCCAAGGCGGCAGAGATCGCCATTGAGCAACAGGAGGTTGCACGGCAGGCCTCTGACGAATTGCGGATGATGGTTCGACGGATGCGGACGCCGCTGCTCGGACAGGGTTTGGTTGAGGCGTTGCGCTATTTATGCTCCCTCTCGGCTCAGCGGTTGGACATCCCTGTAGACCTGGACACGCCTGCCGAGCTGCCGTCTATGCCCGCGCCGACTGAGCACGCCGCTTTGCGGATTGTTCAGGAGGCGCTGAATAATGCGGCCAAGTACGCTCAAGCCCATCGAATCGAGGTTAAGGTGCGGGCAACGGGCAGTTCAGTGGGCATCGAGATTCGGGATGATGGCGTGGGATATGACCCCAAGATCGCGACTGGCGATAAGGGTATCGGGCTGCAAACGATGCGTGAACGTGCCGAGGCGGTTGGGGGAAGTTTGAAGATCGAAACGGCTCTGGGCAAGGGAACTTGCGTGCAGGTACAGGTCCCTCTGGCCTGA
- a CDS encoding PD40 domain-containing protein has product MRSGMLKRTAAIAFSCLFVATAFAQIEPRRMVRMPDIQGDRVTFCAEGDIWLGTLSSGEAHRITIHEGNEIFPKFSPDGKWIAFTGQYDGNTEVYVMPIDGGAPRRVTYDPTGATMVSWTPDGKSIVYRSSHLMPIRGQRLFKVPVSGGFPTPLPMEYAAQASFAPDGNRFAYCLNNLDNHRWKRYKGGLANDIYIGDLQRNTFQRVTTDAINEQYPVWLGSSIYYVSEKDGSANLYKLDPATARSQKLTSHTGLDVKFPSSSDGKRIIYQFGDDLFVYDPATNANTKVKLKLSTDRIHVRPHSVAGSIQGFSIGPTGKRLVIAGRSQLFSVPAEEGEIRTIAPLIGTASQEPEWSPDGKWIAFISDRDGDWNIWATPGDGSGEPKQITKYKGMMPSNIIWSRDSKSIAFTTLDQKLMSVDIESLALTQIAQSEYGIAGYSFSPDSKWIAFGMGERNNQSAIFLYNFETKQTTRITNAPTTDTSPTWGPEGKYLYFVGARNIAGEWDAKDFQMNYQNTDKLFLVTLAKSTPSPFAVKSDEEPPIGGKKADEDEEEGDEQAAPADSNAVKIDLDGIQKRLIELPIEPGSFNQVAGVRGGVLYIKEGTLMYFELADKDESEFSQGVRAYDLSTNGRKIAILHSPTNIQIGNFGMPVSPAQGRVDLAGWRVQVEPEMEWKQILHSAWRQQRDTFYDPKMHGQDWEAIRKRYEALLPAVGARFELNEIIGEMIAEMNVSHEFVGGGYSRPRGQQSSPIAAIGADFDWNIVDKAYKFTAIFEGDGYDPETRSPLMEPGLNVNVGDYLLAINGNELSRDIDPNMYLLEQAGKVITLTVNSAPTMEGARTIRIKALRSDSAQRDAHWVNKNREYTIRNGGENFAYIHLPDMGNGGVDEFVKQFFANLDKDALIVDVRHNSGGITSMMIIEKLRRAIVEYDQSRYGALNAFHPGYFAGRVAVLCNQGTSSDGEYFCTMFDWLKMGQIVGSKTWGGYAAVGGFSTIDGGSVSTVQAGSFTPDGKWLPDGTGFIPKNYVMDDTASFLAGRDPQIDKAIEILKADLLKNPIERVKRQDPPSDAKKHDPPK; this is encoded by the coding sequence ATGCGCTCAGGAATGTTGAAACGCACCGCCGCAATCGCTTTTTCGTGCCTATTTGTCGCCACGGCATTCGCCCAAATCGAACCTCGCCGAATGGTTCGTATGCCCGACATCCAAGGCGACAGGGTCACCTTCTGTGCCGAAGGTGATATCTGGCTGGGAACGCTCTCCTCGGGAGAGGCCCATCGCATCACCATTCACGAAGGGAATGAGATCTTCCCGAAGTTCTCGCCCGACGGCAAGTGGATCGCCTTCACCGGACAGTACGACGGCAACACCGAAGTGTACGTAATGCCCATCGACGGCGGTGCGCCACGGCGTGTAACATACGATCCCACCGGCGCAACGATGGTTTCTTGGACCCCCGACGGCAAGAGCATCGTCTATCGCTCCTCGCATCTCATGCCGATCCGGGGTCAGCGGCTGTTCAAAGTCCCCGTAAGCGGGGGCTTTCCGACACCACTGCCCATGGAATATGCCGCCCAGGCCTCCTTCGCGCCCGACGGCAACCGGTTCGCCTATTGCCTCAACAATCTCGACAATCACCGATGGAAGCGCTACAAAGGCGGTCTTGCAAACGACATCTATATCGGCGATCTCCAGCGCAACACATTTCAAAGAGTCACCACCGACGCCATCAACGAGCAGTATCCGGTTTGGCTCGGGAGTTCGATTTACTACGTTTCGGAGAAGGACGGCTCGGCGAATCTCTACAAGCTCGATCCCGCCACAGCGCGTTCTCAAAAGCTGACCAGCCACACCGGTCTTGATGTGAAGTTTCCTTCGTCGTCGGACGGAAAGCGGATCATCTACCAATTCGGCGATGATCTCTTTGTTTACGACCCGGCAACAAACGCAAACACAAAAGTCAAGCTTAAACTCAGCACCGACCGCATCCACGTCCGCCCCCACAGCGTCGCCGGTTCAATTCAAGGCTTCAGCATCGGCCCGACCGGAAAACGACTCGTCATTGCGGGAAGGAGCCAGCTCTTTAGCGTCCCCGCCGAAGAGGGCGAGATTCGCACGATAGCCCCACTGATCGGCACGGCAAGCCAAGAGCCGGAATGGTCACCGGACGGCAAGTGGATCGCGTTCATCTCCGACCGCGATGGAGATTGGAATATCTGGGCAACCCCCGGCGATGGCTCCGGCGAACCCAAACAGATCACGAAGTACAAGGGCATGATGCCCTCGAACATCATCTGGTCAAGAGATTCAAAGTCGATAGCCTTCACCACCCTCGATCAAAAGCTGATGTCGGTCGATATCGAAAGCCTCGCCCTCACCCAAATCGCCCAAAGCGAATACGGCATCGCCGGATACAGCTTCTCGCCAGACAGCAAATGGATAGCCTTCGGGATGGGCGAGCGAAACAACCAGAGTGCGATCTTCCTTTACAACTTTGAAACCAAGCAGACAACCCGAATCACCAACGCCCCAACCACCGACACCTCCCCAACCTGGGGCCCCGAAGGCAAGTATCTCTACTTCGTCGGCGCACGAAACATCGCAGGCGAATGGGACGCAAAAGACTTCCAGATGAACTATCAGAACACCGACAAGCTGTTCTTGGTCACGCTCGCAAAGTCCACCCCCTCCCCATTCGCCGTCAAGAGCGATGAAGAGCCGCCGATCGGTGGGAAAAAGGCCGACGAAGACGAAGAGGAAGGAGATGAGCAGGCCGCTCCCGCAGATTCAAATGCCGTAAAGATCGACCTTGACGGCATCCAAAAGCGCCTGATCGAACTCCCCATCGAACCCGGCTCCTTCAATCAGGTCGCGGGGGTTCGCGGGGGAGTGCTCTACATCAAAGAAGGAACCCTGATGTACTTCGAACTCGCCGACAAAGACGAATCGGAGTTCTCTCAAGGGGTCCGGGCCTACGACCTCTCGACCAACGGACGCAAAATCGCCATCCTTCACAGCCCCACAAACATCCAAATCGGCAACTTCGGCATGCCCGTCAGTCCCGCCCAAGGCCGCGTCGACCTAGCCGGGTGGCGAGTCCAAGTCGAGCCGGAAATGGAGTGGAAGCAGATTCTGCATTCGGCATGGCGTCAGCAGCGAGACACCTTCTACGACCCCAAAATGCACGGCCAAGACTGGGAAGCCATCCGAAAACGGTACGAAGCGCTTCTTCCCGCTGTTGGAGCCCGCTTCGAGCTCAACGAGATCATCGGCGAGATGATCGCTGAGATGAACGTCTCTCACGAGTTTGTTGGCGGCGGCTATTCGCGCCCACGAGGGCAGCAGTCATCGCCCATTGCCGCGATTGGGGCCGACTTCGATTGGAACATCGTGGACAAAGCCTACAAATTCACCGCGATCTTTGAGGGTGATGGCTACGACCCCGAGACGCGTTCGCCCCTGATGGAGCCCGGACTAAATGTCAACGTCGGCGATTACCTCTTGGCGATCAACGGCAATGAGCTAAGCCGAGACATCGATCCGAACATGTACCTTCTTGAGCAAGCGGGCAAAGTCATCACCCTCACCGTGAACTCCGCGCCCACAATGGAGGGGGCAAGGACCATCCGCATCAAAGCCCTTCGCAGCGACTCGGCTCAACGCGACGCGCATTGGGTGAACAAAAACCGCGAGTACACGATCCGAAACGGAGGCGAAAACTTCGCCTACATCCATCTCCCCGACATGGGCAACGGTGGCGTCGATGAGTTCGTCAAGCAGTTCTTCGCGAATCTCGACAAGGACGCCCTCATCGTCGACGTTCGCCACAACTCAGGCGGAATCACCTCGATGATGATCATCGAAAAGCTGCGACGCGCCATCGTGGAATACGACCAAAGCCGCTATGGTGCGCTCAACGCCTTTCACCCCGGATACTTCGCCGGACGGGTGGCTGTGCTCTGCAATCAGGGCACCAGCTCCGATGGCGAGTATTTCTGCACGATGTTCGATTGGCTGAAGATGGGCCAAATCGTCGGCTCCAAAACCTGGGGCGGCTACGCAGCCGTTGGAGGGTTCTCAACCATCGACGGCGGCAGCGTCAGCACTGTCCAAGCCGGATCGTTCACACCCGACGGCAAATGGCTGCCCGACGGCACTGGCTTCATCCCCAAGAACTACGTGATGGACGACACCGCTTCGTTCTTGGCAGGCCGCGACCCTCAAATCGACAAGGCGATCGAGATCCTCAAAGCAGACTTGTTGAAGAATCCGATCGAGCGAGTGAAACGGCAAGACCCACCCAGCGATGCGAAGAAGCACGACCCCCCGAAGTAG
- a CDS encoding 2-oxo acid dehydrogenase subunit E2, with amino-acid sequence MPIISVRIPQMGEGLQEARLVAVLKQPGEQIKRDEPIYQMETDKAVMDVESPYEGTLIGWTAEVDSILPIGAPVAKMEVAEGTREMEVHGGPADEAVAATADSAAATAEPATAAGARNAMIPPRTRAYAKEKGISDDVLGTISSRSGKLMPSDIDAFLEGGDDSGAVTPVASGVGGKFVEEAVAPAQRLLASRLVRGTQLVVPGTISVAAVWESIERVRAIYKSSGDEFQPSAFTMFAYAVAQATKKFPSFRSTLIGNDVLRTYQHVNIGIAVALPGDELVLAVVQEADKMDFRTFGEECRRVIKLAREGQDQANESVTISLTNMQHYGLRDAVPVVVPPSVGTLFLGEVYNGLDNDSVDTISMKRTVNLALTFDHRVINGVGAAEYLQAIKTNVETALSVVPGP; translated from the coding sequence ATGCCGATCATTTCCGTGCGCATTCCTCAAATGGGAGAGGGCTTGCAAGAAGCCCGACTCGTGGCTGTTCTCAAGCAACCTGGCGAGCAGATCAAACGTGACGAGCCGATTTACCAAATGGAGACCGACAAGGCCGTCATGGACGTCGAGTCGCCCTACGAAGGAACGCTGATCGGCTGGACAGCCGAAGTGGATTCGATTCTTCCTATTGGGGCGCCCGTTGCCAAGATGGAAGTTGCCGAAGGCACGCGTGAGATGGAAGTCCACGGTGGCCCGGCTGACGAAGCCGTTGCCGCTACTGCCGATTCCGCAGCGGCGACCGCCGAACCGGCGACCGCAGCAGGAGCGCGAAACGCGATGATCCCGCCGCGCACTCGTGCTTACGCGAAGGAGAAAGGGATTTCCGATGACGTTCTGGGAACGATCTCATCGCGGTCGGGCAAGCTTATGCCCAGCGATATCGATGCGTTCTTGGAAGGTGGAGATGATTCGGGCGCGGTCACACCGGTGGCGTCGGGGGTCGGTGGAAAGTTTGTCGAGGAGGCCGTGGCCCCTGCACAGCGGCTTTTGGCTTCACGTCTCGTTCGGGGAACTCAGCTTGTCGTTCCTGGCACCATCAGCGTTGCGGCTGTATGGGAGTCGATTGAGCGAGTTCGGGCGATTTATAAGTCCTCGGGAGACGAGTTCCAGCCCTCTGCCTTTACGATGTTCGCCTACGCGGTTGCTCAGGCCACCAAGAAGTTTCCGTCGTTCCGATCAACCCTGATCGGCAACGATGTACTGCGCACCTATCAGCACGTCAATATCGGCATTGCGGTGGCGCTCCCTGGTGATGAACTGGTGCTGGCAGTGGTGCAGGAAGCCGACAAGATGGACTTCCGAACCTTTGGCGAAGAGTGCCGACGCGTTATCAAACTGGCCCGCGAAGGTCAGGACCAAGCCAACGAGTCGGTGACCATCAGCCTTACGAACATGCAGCACTACGGCTTGCGCGATGCGGTGCCGGTGGTCGTTCCGCCATCGGTAGGAACGCTCTTCCTTGGCGAAGTCTATAACGGTCTCGACAACGATTCGGTCGATACGATCTCGATGAAGCGAACCGTGAACCTCGCGCTCACCTTTGACCATCGTGTCATTAACGGCGTTGGTGCGGCGGAGTACCTGCAAGCGATCAAGACGAATGTCGAAACGGCCTTGTCGGTCGTGCCTGGACCATGA
- a CDS encoding gamma-glutamyl-gamma-aminobutyrate hydrolase family protein produces the protein MKPIIGITVDCRYKPEDARTHGDFKQNWNYPEMIAEAGGVPFVIPPMADMNEVAQIIDGWMIPGGDDMNASRFGEENHPKVVLQDPKRYDAEAALWEAVPSEMPVLGICYGCQFLNVVRGGTLIQHLPDVVHHENHSGGTLETISLKVGSKTAQAVGTTTPKGKSYHHQAVGRLGEGLAVSGCHEDGTIEAFEATDRPWLIAVQWHPERTPDDAETKHLFRAFVEAAMAYKTGKGSA, from the coding sequence ATGAAGCCCATCATCGGAATCACTGTCGATTGCCGGTACAAACCCGAAGACGCTCGCACTCACGGCGACTTTAAGCAGAACTGGAACTATCCAGAGATGATCGCCGAGGCGGGCGGTGTCCCTTTTGTGATTCCCCCGATGGCGGACATGAACGAGGTCGCGCAAATCATCGACGGTTGGATGATCCCCGGTGGTGACGATATGAACGCCAGTCGGTTTGGCGAGGAGAACCACCCTAAGGTTGTGCTCCAAGACCCGAAGCGATATGACGCCGAAGCCGCGCTTTGGGAGGCCGTCCCTTCGGAGATGCCAGTGCTCGGGATCTGCTATGGATGTCAATTCCTGAATGTCGTTCGGGGCGGGACGCTGATACAGCACTTGCCCGACGTCGTCCATCACGAAAATCACTCGGGTGGGACGCTTGAAACGATCTCTTTGAAGGTGGGCTCCAAGACGGCTCAAGCTGTCGGCACAACGACCCCGAAGGGCAAGAGCTACCACCATCAAGCCGTTGGCAGACTTGGCGAGGGTCTTGCCGTTTCGGGCTGTCACGAAGATGGAACGATTGAGGCGTTTGAAGCCACAGATCGGCCTTGGCTGATCGCGGTGCAATGGCACCCTGAGCGAACCCCAGACGATGCGGAGACGAAGCATCTGTTCCGCGCTTTTGTGGAAGCGGCTATGGCTTATAAGACAGGCAAGGGGTCGGCATGA